The genomic interval GTGAATAAAACGAGTGgcttaaattcatttattcaccgGGCGATTACTAAGCTTCTTCGGGGTGTGCGCGCCAGGCCTCGGGATCCCTGAGTCAGACCCCTAAGCCTTAGCGTCCGGCCCATCACATGTCCCCCACTCAGAGTGTCACTTGGGCATATGGTAGTGGGTCAGCGAAAAGCCTAGCGTTGGGCCGCGGAACAGATGGGAATGGTGCAGCAGGCTCTAGAGAGATGAGAGGGGCTGAGATCAgatagggggagggagggaaatgctgAAGCATCATCAAGAAACtcaggatgggacttccctggtggcgcagtggttaagaatccgcctgccaatgcagaggacatgggttcgagccctggtccgggaagatcccacatgccgcggagcaactaagcccgtgagccacaaccgctgagcctgcgctctggagcccgcgagccacaactactgagcctgcgtgccacaactactgaagcccatgcgcctagagcccgtgctgcgcaacaagagaagccactgcaatgagaagcccacgcactgcaacgaagagtagcccccactcgccgcaactagagaaagcccgcgcgcagcaacgaagacccaatgcagtcaaaaataacaaacaaataaaaaaaactcAGGGTGGCATCAACACAACTTACAGATGAgtccaggggcggggtcctgggCAAATGGGGGGTTGGTCCAATGGAAAGTTCGTGGAGGTTTGGGTGAGGGTGGCCTTAAAAGCCCCACTAGAAGTGGCTTAATTCACTGAGTAATGGAGTTTGCCAGAGAAGAAGGGACCCTCACCTGTTCTAGGTTCAAAGGTCCTCAGCCTGTGCCCACCACCTGGCCCTGTTGCTGGCAGCTGAGAGCCCTGGAGGGTAGTGAGTGGAGAGAGGCAgcatctccctctctttccctaaCCTTACactctctgtgatcttgggcaagtaaccttgcctctctgtgcctcagtgtcttccatctgtaaaatggggatgggtACCTACTACgcaggttgctgtgaggattacatgagttaacATGTACATTTTTGGAatggtgcttggcacatggtgAGTGCAGTattaggtgttttttgttttttgttttctctttctggagcAAGCCCTTCTTTCCTTGTATCCTGACTTTCTTTCTTGCCTCTCTGCTGTAGGGAGTACCTGACAGGCTTCCACAAGCGGAAGGTGGAGCGGAAGAAGGCAGCCATTGAGGAGATCAAGAAGCGGCTCAAGCAGGAGCAGAAGAAGCTCCGGGAGGAGGTGCAGAGGGAGAGGGCGGGAGGGTGTCTCTGACTCCCAGGGGACTTGCAGCCTCGATGGCCCGAAAAGGGACACCTGCAGGGATGAGGGGAGGTGTGGGCAGGCCTGAGGAGCAGTTTATACAGATAGAGACGCCGTGGGCCCAGGTCTGGGGAAGGTTTAAGGTGAGATCTCCTGGTCTTTCTCTTCAAGCCATGGTCTTACTCACCCTGGAGGTGAGCAGTGCCTCTGCCTGAGGTTGAGCTGAGAGGCCATACTCACCATGTTCCCTTCCCTTTGGTTTCAGCGCCACCAGGAATACTTGAAGATGctggcagagagagaggaggcgCTGGGTAAGCCCATCCTTGGCCTGTCCTGGAGCATAGCCAACAGGCTGAGTTTGTTTATTCCTTGGTGGGTGGGAGCGGAGGGGTGTGAGGGCTGCACGGAAGCTGACGTCCCTTGCTTTAGGGCTCTTGGTGGTGACCTGGCAGCCAGGGGTGGTCCTCAGCTGTCTCTGAATGTCTGGATCAGAGACCAGGAGGAGGTCCAAACCTCTTGGTAAACCGATCGTGAGCAGAAAGGCCAGCTTCTGAGGCCTGGAGggactgggggtggaggggtaggGGAAGCAGCAGCTCCTGGTGTGGCCCCAGCTTCGTCCTGGGGGGGACCAGGGGGTCTGAGGTCTCCTTGGAGCATGAAGGGAAGAGTTGGGGGTCATTTACAGCATTTGCAGGCCACTCTCTGGAGCTGGGGACTTCCTGGATGCCCTCCGATAGAGCAGGGGGGCCACTGCActccagggctgggggcagggggcggtgGCTGGAGCCTGCTTACTTGTGCCCTGGGGCTGAGGCCTGGCTCTGTGCCCACCTGCACAGAGGAGGCGGACGAACTGGACCGGCTGGTGACAGCAAAGACAGAGCCGGTGCAGTACGACCACCTCAACCACACGGTCACCGTGACCACCATCAGCAACCTGGACTTCTCAGCGGCCCGGCTGCTCGGACTGCCCCCGCCTGAGGTGGGTCTCCCTCGCAGCCCCAGGGAAGAAGGGACACAGGGGCAGCCTGGCTGGCCAGGGGGTCACTAAGTGCGGGTGCATGTCATGGGATTCCAGTGTGAGGGCCTCTTTCCTCTGGGGCACCCTCCAGGGCCTGGACAAAAGCCCCGAGCCTGGGGCTTCAGAGGCCGGCTCCACCACTAGTGGCTGTGGGAACCTGGGCAGGTCTCTCTGCCTTGTCTGCTTCCCTTCACCACTACCTTGGGGTCACTGACGATAGCAGCTGCCTCGTGGGGTTGCTGTGGAGGATAAAAGTGGTCGATCCACTAGAAGCACTTGAGAGAGCAGTGATCACTCCCACTGCACGGTATGTCTCTGTGCCCTGACCTGTGGGGTGTGAGTCATAACAAGTTCcaaccagcattttttttttttaaagaaaaggaacacaATATCGTTGAAAATATCAGAAAGCATCACAGCAAGTGCTGCCTTATGAAACGTTTGTTTCAGTTAAACTTGTGTTTGGGTCGCCTAGGGGTTTATATGCGTGTGCACGTACAGTCACCAAGTAAACCACATCCCCGAGCATGGGTTACGGTGTCCTTGAGTTCGAGGGCCACTGCTTTATCACATCCTTTCTGAGCTCACACTCACCTTGCATTTGGTGCTCTTTCTTCTGTAAGGTCTGATGCAAAGACCAGTCTCGTCCCCATCTTAGAGTTCGTTCATTTGTGAGTGTTTGAGTGTGTTCACTGTAGGCTGTGGCGGTGGAGGACTTTGGAATCCCGCTCTGCCCGTGTCATCCCTGCTTTAGGGCACACGTGGCCTTTCCGCCCACGGCCTTCTGTGAGCCCCGACCCCGGTGAGGGAGGCGGCAGGTCATGCGCCCGCGCGACAGAGCCGCAACTGCTCAGGGTGCCCAGGCCCCCCGATCCAGCGCTCCCTGTGACGGTCCTTGTCCTGCGCTTCTTTAGCAAGGGCCCGGGCCCAGGTCTGAGGAGGACGCGTCATCCGTGGAGAAGCCGACCAGAGCCTTACCCAGGAAGTCCAGAGACCCTCTGCTGTCCCAGCGGTGAGCCCTGGCCTGTcctcccctgtgggcctgctgctATGGCTGGCGTTGTGAGGGCGGCCTGTGGTGGGTGGTGTGGGGCCCATGTGGGGCCCTGGGCAGCGCTCTGCTCTGCTTGTCAAGTGGTCCTCGGCCTCCCtcactgccccccacctccaaccCCTGAGAATGTCTGACCCTGGGTACCCTTAGTGCCTGGGGTAAGGGCCTTTCTTGCCGTGAGCTGAGGAGCTGGCAGGCCCTCTGGGGACAGAGCATGCTGCCTTTGGAATGGCGTCCATGGCCTGTCCTGACTTCCCCTCCATGAGCTGGGCTGTCAGTCCCCCCCCTGCCCAAACTTCCACCCGCACCCTGTTCCCCAGGGTAGACTGAGGCCCGAGCCTCACCAGCCTTCCGCCCTCCCACAGGATCTCCTCTCTCACGGCCTCGCTGCACGCGCACAAGCGCAAGAAGGTCAAGAGGAAACATCCCAGCCGGGCCCAGAACTCCACCAAGAAGCCCCCAAGCGCCACTCGTACCAGTAAGACCCAGCGCCGCCGGCTGACAGGCCAAGCCCGGCACAGCGGGGAGTGAGCCCTGAGACCCAGGCCGTGCCCCAGCCTTGGCTGCAAGGACCTGTCCTGTCCCAGCTTGGCTGTCCCGTAAGCCAGCCTGCACCCAGGCGCTGACTCCCCGGCCCAAACTTGGGAGGCCAGCACCTCTCCGGCCTGGGGCTTGGACTCCAGCCAACGCAGGCGGCTGAGAGCTGGCCTCCGCCAGGGGGAGCCTCCAGGGCCACGTTTGGGGCATCTTCCCAAATGTATACCCCACCGAACCTTGATTACATTTGTCAAAGTAAGCGCACGTGTGGTCGGTTTGTCCCTGGCCCCGATGCCACGCGCCGAGGGCAGGCGTTTGGGGTGGAGGGAGCTGCTGGGGTGTGGGTCATCCTCACTGTCCAGCAGTCCTCCCTGTGGGCACGAAACGGTAGCGCTAGGTCCGGGCCCCCAACCCGGGTGAAGGCCAGCGCCACCACTGGTAGATGCCAGGGTCTCCCTGCTGCTCTGGAACCTGGGCCGGTGGGTGAGCAGGGCTGGGCTCTGCCTTTTCCTGGCTGGGACTTtttgcctcttccttctccttggcCTTGTTGGCCTCCTTAGCTGACATTGAAGGGGTGGAGACGGGGC from Balaenoptera ricei isolate mBalRic1 chromosome 10, mBalRic1.hap2, whole genome shotgun sequence carries:
- the NOL12 gene encoding nucleolar protein 12, whose protein sequence is MGRNKKKKRDGDGRRPRLILSFDEEKRREYLTGFHKRKVERKKAAIEEIKKRLKQEQKKLREERHQEYLKMLAEREEALEEADELDRLVTAKTEPVQYDHLNHTVTVTTISNLDFSAARLLGLPPPEQGPGPRSEEDASSVEKPTRALPRKSRDPLLSQRISSLTASLHAHKRKKVKRKHPSRAQNSTKKPPSATRTSKTQRRRLTGQARHSGE